The following is a genomic window from Patescibacteria group bacterium.
CTTGGTCTGGAAGCAACCTCCACTTTAATGGCCGCTTCTTCCAACGATCCGGGTTGGATTGAAGGTGCTGGGCCTGATATCACCGCTCCGTCCATTCCAACCGGTTTAACCGCGACCGCGATTTCTTCTTCGCGAATCAATTTATTTTGGACTGCATCCGCTGACGCTGTCGGCGTTTCCGGCTACCGCGTCTATCGCAATAGCATCCAGATCGCCACTTCCACCGGTACCAGTTATTCCAGCACCGGACTCTCCGCCTCCACTCAATATTCCTATACCGTTTCCGCCTTTGACGCGGCGCGCAATTTCAGCGCGCAAAGTTCCGCGGTTTCCGCCACCACCCAAGCCGCTCCCGTAGTCGCGCCGCCGTCAGGCGGGGGCTCTTCCGGCGGAGGAAGTTCCGGCGGCAGCGTTACTCCGGTCGTTCCGCCTGTCGTTTCTCCGGTAGCCACTTCCACCGGCCAAACCCCGGAGCCGGAAACCACTCCGCCCGCGGCCGCCAATCAAGAAAATCAAACCTCTGTTTCCGCTCCGGCCACATTGTCCGGCGCCTCCTCGGCCACGGTCAATCAAGTCACGGCCGCCGAAGCCGCGATTATCAGTTCCCGAACCACCTATGTTAATTTTTCCACCGGTTCCAAAATCTCCTACGACAAACTGATGGCGCAAATATCCGTCCCGGTAACTAACGAACAAAAAGCAATTGTCGCTAATTTCATCCAATCCGGCACTCCGACCACGCTAGTCTTGGGGGCGGGCGAGCGGGCCGGTTCGATCAATTCCTTCCGCTCCGCCTTTACCCGTTTGCCGGCTTCAACTCTGGACTGGCAGGACGTGATCAAGATCGGCAACGGCCGCTGGACAACGCAAAGAAGCGCCACGGCCGAAGCCAAAGCGAAAATCAGTTTCAAAAAAATCTATCTCCGCGAGCCGAATATGGCCAATGCCAAAGACAATGCCGCCGTTACGGTCATGGCCTACGGCCTGCGGCCGGCGCAAAGAAATATGAATAGCGAAAAAGCCGCGATCAATTCCTTCAAATATATTTTCCACAAAATTCCGGTGTCGGCGGCGGACTGGGATATAGTCCGAGCAATTGCATATAGCGGCGCCAAAAGATAAATTTAAGCAGCTTCAAATAATTGCAAAACCACTCTTTAAACGGGGGTGGTTTTGTTTTAATGTATTATGTATAAAGTATAATGTATGAATAATTTTGTTTTTCACATCATACATAATACATTATACTTTATACAAAAAGCTTGTTCCGAGGCGATGCTTTATTAATGTGGTTCTTGTTTTCCTGGCAGCTACCCATTTGCCCCGGTTTTGTGCTATAATATGAAAAGATAAATCTTTTCAATTAAATAAATCTTGTTTGGGCTCTACAAGGAGGACAAACAAGAGACATATTTTATGTTCCTCTATCGCGACATCTTAAAAAAATCTTTGGCCATCACCTGGACGCATAAGAATTTATGGTTCCTCGGCATTTTCGCCGGCCTGATCGGCGGCGTCAGCCAGTACACCATGTCGATCAGCCAGTCTGCCGAAGATTGGACCTCGACCATTTTTTCCTCCTTGGCCATTTTTTTCGGACAGACGGCTAACGGAAACGCCTTTTCCAACTTGATCATGCTTTTCAAAGGCGCTCCGGTTTTCGCCACCATTTTCACCGCTTTTATTTTGATTGTTTTTGTCGTCACCTTATTTGTTATCTGGCTGGCGGTCGTTTCTCAAGCCGGCTTGGTCAATAATGGGGCGGCGATCATTAAAAGCAATAATAAAAAAGAAGGCCTGCCGATCCGGGACGGGCTGGATAAAGGGATTAAGAAGTTTTGGCCGGTATTCGGTTTTGATCTGATCGGCGCCGCCCTGACCTGTTTCTTCGCCGCTTTGGTCGGTTCGCCTTTGGTATTTTTGACCGCCGGGTCGGATGTGCGGGTTTTTCTGCTTTATGTCTTGCTCTTCATCGTCTTGATTCCGTTGTCCCTGATAATTTCTTTCATTGTTAAATACGCGGTTAATTTTTCCATCATCAAAGAACGCAAATTCGTCGATTCTTTTATCGACGCTTGCCGCCTTTTCAGCAAGTACTGGCTGGTTTCCATTGAAATGGCCCTGATCCTTTTTATGATCGACTTCCTTTTTGTTTTTGTTTTGGCCTTGGTGGTTCTGGTGCTGGCCATTCCTTATATTTTCGTGACGAGAATTTTGTCTTTGACTTTCTTGGCGGTGATCGGGGTGGATCCTATTTCCTCGATCGCGCTGACCGCCGGATTATTTCTCGCGCTGATTCTCGTTGTTTTGGGCAGCGCGGTCATTACCGTCTTCAAGACCATGGCCTGGACCGACATCTTCATCAATCTGGTTGACAAAAAAGGCGGCCTGGCCAAATTGGAAAGAATGGCGGCGGGACTCAAGAAGTAAAAAGTTAAAAGTAAAAAGTAATAAAATACAAAAGCAAGCTTCTTTGAAGCTTGTTTTTGCTATATATAAAATAAAGACACATTGACAGATTATAAATTGTATGCTATTGTAACAGCATCTTAAATAGGTTGTACGTTCAAAATAGTTAAAACAAAACACAAACTTTTTAGAAGGGAGCTATCCATGAAAAAGATAGCAGTTTTAATGGTTTTGACAGCGATGTTTTTTGCGGGATGCGGGAATAAAGTCGCCGGACCTGAGGTTCCGCAATATTCCGCCGTCGTCAATTACGACCTTTCTCTTACCGAGATGATCGCCGACGGGGAATACGACGGTACTGATAATATCGGTGCCGATAATTTTTCCATAGAAGGAAAAGGGCAGGTTAAGGTCGATTTTATTCTCGTTCTCGCTAGCCACAGTATTCTAATGGATACGATACGAGAAACCATTCCAATGGACACCGTGCTCAAAGAGCTTGATTACCAAGGATTACGGCCGGCAACGATTGCGGAGCTTCTATCTTTTGGAGCTAAATATCCCGATGAGCAGCGGAAGTATCCTATCGTTGCCCTTGGCTCGGTTGGCTTAGACCCTGACGGCGGCAGCGTGGTGGCGGTTCTTTGCAAAGTTTATGCCGGGGGGCGCGAGTTGAAATTGTATTACGTTGATGGGGGTTGGTTTGTTAACTACCGTTACCTAGCCGTGCGCAAGTAAACGCTTGGGCGATTGGATGCTTAATCCTTTTTGCCCTTTATCTCTTTGTCCGTTTCAATCACTGTGTTGCAAAACATGGTGGTCGAAACGGACTTTTTTATTATCAAGCGAAGCGAGTGAAATAATTCCGCTACGGCGGAGATTATTTCCGAGCGAGCGATGATAAATACCTCGTCCGCTGGTGGCGAGGATACCTTTTAGAAAAGATGGGGCGAGTGCCTGCCCCGCGATTGAATACCATTTATTATTACAATTAAGAAATTGATTTAATTGGCAAAAAACAAGGGGTAAGATATAATATATAACAAAGAACAGGGAACAAAGAGCAATGCGTTAATAATTATTTTATACTCTTTGATTTATGTTCTTTGATCAATGATTTTTATGGCTACTTCTAAATCAATCGAAGAATTGATCAAGTCTTCCCGGGGTGAACCAATGGCTGATGAGTCAGCCGAAGCTAAATTCGCCAAAAAAGAAGAGGAGATAAAGATCAAGGAAATGGAACGCCAGACCGGCGAGCGGGCCGCCGCCGCGGGGTTGCCTTACATTGATCTTTTCGGTTTTCCCATCAGTCCGGAGGCGATCGCGCTGATTCCCGAGGCTGACGCGGCCAGATTGAAAATCGTTTGTTTTTTTTATGACGGCAATAACGCCCGGATCGCGGTGATGGATCCGTCCTTGCCGGAAATCGGACCGATCGCCGAAGCGATCGCCCATGATTACCACGTCAAAGTGGCGTTTTATATGATCTCCTCGCACAGTTTTGACTATGCCTTGAAAATATACCAGACACTCCCCAAGATCATCCGCCAGACCAGAGGAGTTGATATTACCGAAGAAGAATTGGAAAAATTCAAAACTTATATCGAAGACTATCGGAGCTTGGCGCAAAAGATCAACGAGGTCAACACCACCGATGTCATCACCCTGATTTTGGCTACCGCTTTAAAGATGGATTCAAGCGATCTGCACATCGAGGCGGAAGAAAAAGGCATCGCCGTCCGAGTCCGCGTCGACGGCGTTTTGTACGAGGCGGCAATGATCGAAAAAGAAAAATGGAAGCAGATCATTTCCCGCTTGAAACTTTTAGCCAAGGTCAAGATCAACATCACCGATAAGCCGCAGGACGGGCGCTTCACTATTTTTTTAACCAAGGAAAAAATCGAAGTCAGGGTTTCCTTTCTGCCCACCAATTACGGCGAGAGTGTGGTCGTTCGCTTATTGCGGCCGGGTTCGATAAGTTTGGGTTTTGAAAAATTGGGTTTGCGCCCCAAGGCCTGGGAAATTTTGGAACGGGAGATCAATAAGCCGAACGGCTTGGTCCTTGCCACCGGTCCGACCGGTTCGGGAAAAACCACCACGCTGTACGCGATTTTGCGGAAGATCAACAAGCCGGGAATGAAAATAATCACCTTGGAAGACCCGATCGAATATCAGCTGGAAGGGATCAACCAAAGCCAGATTGATCCTTCCAAAGGTTATACTTTCGCGAGCGGCCTAAGGTCGATCTTGCGCCAGGACCCGGACGTGATCATGGTCGGCGAGATCCGCGATCTGGAAACGGGGGAAACGGCGATCCAGGCCGCGCTGACCGGCCATCTGGTTTTAAGCACTTTGCATACCAACGACGCCGCCGGCGTACTGCCCCGTTTGATCGATCTGGGCGTCAAGCCGTATTTTATGACGCCGTCGATCAACTGCATTGTCGGCCAGCGTTTGGTCAGGCACCTTTGCCCCCAATGCCGGGTTGAGCATATTCTTAATGAAGAAGAAAAACAAAAACTGGAAAAAATACTCGCGGTGGTTTCGCCTAAATCCGGAGAAGACGTGCCCACGGTCTTGCCGAAAATTTATCAGGCCGGCGCCGGCTGCAAAGCTTGCAATGGCATCGGCTATAAAGGCCGTCTCGGCATTTACGAACTTTTTACCATGACCGAGAGCATCAAAGAATTGGCGACGCAAAACGCTCCGGCGTTCAAATTGCTGGAGCAGGCGATCGAGGATGGCATGCTGACCATGCTGCAGGATGGCGTGTTTAAAGTTATGGACGGACTGACTTCCTTGGATGAAGTTTATCGCGTCATCGGCAAAACCGATTATGTCGACGCCTTGTATGATATCGTCATCTCCAAAACTTTCGGCCATGGCATCAAAGTCACCGAAGCGGATATTGCCCGCAGCGAAGAGATCGCGGCCGACCCGGCCACGATGAATGCCAAAGCCGGCCGCATTCCTTCCAGTGAACTTCTTAATCTGGTTATGGCTTTGGCTCTCAAAGATGATGCCGGTGATGTCCATATTGAACCGACCGAAGGCGACGTCAAGATCAGATTCAGGATTGACGGCATTTTGCATGATATCTTGACTTTGTCCAAAGAGCATTATTTGCCGCTTTTGTCGCAAGTGAAAATTTCCGCCGGCTTTCCGACCAATGTCAAAAAGGCTACCTGGGACGGGCGCTTCGGCATATTCTTGAAAGACAAGAAGATCGATTGCCGCATTTCCATCATTTCCGGCGGCTATGGCGAAACGGTCGTGGTCCGCGTTTTGTCTTCCCAGGCGGAAAGCTTGGATCTGGAAAAATTAGGCATGCGGCCTTACGCTTTGGATCCGGTCAAGCGCTCGATGTCCAAAACCAAGGGTGTGATCATCAATACCGGTCCGACCGGTTCGGGAAAAACTACCACGCTTTACGCTATTTTAAACGCCTTGAATAAATCAGACGTGAAAATTATTACTGTCGAAGATCCGATCGAGTATCATCTTCCCGGCGTGATGCAGACCCAGATCGACCCGGAACAAGGCTATACTTTCGC
Proteins encoded in this region:
- a CDS encoding GspE/PulE family protein is translated as MATSKSIEELIKSSRGEPMADESAEAKFAKKEEEIKIKEMERQTGERAAAAGLPYIDLFGFPISPEAIALIPEADAARLKIVCFFYDGNNARIAVMDPSLPEIGPIAEAIAHDYHVKVAFYMISSHSFDYALKIYQTLPKIIRQTRGVDITEEELEKFKTYIEDYRSLAQKINEVNTTDVITLILATALKMDSSDLHIEAEEKGIAVRVRVDGVLYEAAMIEKEKWKQIISRLKLLAKVKINITDKPQDGRFTIFLTKEKIEVRVSFLPTNYGESVVVRLLRPGSISLGFEKLGLRPKAWEILEREINKPNGLVLATGPTGSGKTTTLYAILRKINKPGMKIITLEDPIEYQLEGINQSQIDPSKGYTFASGLRSILRQDPDVIMVGEIRDLETGETAIQAALTGHLVLSTLHTNDAAGVLPRLIDLGVKPYFMTPSINCIVGQRLVRHLCPQCRVEHILNEEEKQKLEKILAVVSPKSGEDVPTVLPKIYQAGAGCKACNGIGYKGRLGIYELFTMTESIKELATQNAPAFKLLEQAIEDGMLTMLQDGVFKVMDGLTSLDEVYRVIGKTDYVDALYDIVISKTFGHGIKVTEADIARSEEIAADPATMNAKAGRIPSSELLNLVMALALKDDAGDVHIEPTEGDVKIRFRIDGILHDILTLSKEHYLPLLSQVKISAGFPTNVKKATWDGRFGIFLKDKKIDCRISIISGGYGETVVVRVLSSQAESLDLEKLGMRPYALDPVKRSMSKTKGVIINTGPTGSGKTTTLYAILNALNKSDVKIITVEDPIEYHLPGVMQTQIDPEQGYTFAAAMRSLLRQNPNIMMIGEIRDEETAKIAIEASLTGHLVLSTIHANTAATAISRFAGLGVGAQMLASAVECTIGQRLVRKNCQFCKAEVKLSDEQMKEVKTILDSISPLAKIKIPKILKFYQGKGCAKCNNLGYKGRLGIYETIEMIPEMQRKIQETNVTAFDIEQEAIKYGTVTMMQDGILKALDGETSVEEVFRVVK